The following coding sequences lie in one Metopolophium dirhodum isolate CAU chromosome 5, ASM1992520v1, whole genome shotgun sequence genomic window:
- the LOC132944537 gene encoding leucine-rich repeat-containing protein 4-like has protein sequence MDSLTIILTTIILQKLTNALDAAATVCDNDMACKCANNTVSCTTLEQDGAFILPYGTQVLRFDDVPIAIVNNGTFKNGELLQEITWVASKIKLVEALYHNDLKYLDLSRNDIFKLSDDTFHNCLRLEYIDLSDNQLNILSDYLFLHTSSLTTVNLEKNHFSSISENLFKHTINLKNLSIGNPNLSLLDINSMTNLYKLEYLNIQNCGIRNLNQSSFGEHNMYLYTVILNNCTHLTSIDNDFISSSPNIKIIEINDCGRIDFLPPSIVSLKNLQHLQMSNTELQPSCQNGWFSQWFNNETTTVVGYEKYSNFIESLNEINCPPKIYYTNSPITLQLTKKGIINCMAYGNPLPSITWLVPGGLTFHENKQADINISHHPNVHNWDLNQIVSQSLLTDKNGSLHILRMLRTHIGNYTCYVSNKYGNSSKLVEVHLDSEVFFSIKINALLLGISSALGFLMLTILCCAFKLLLIRLNCIKKRSQQTETEMGSTEKPKIFPADV, from the exons ATGGATTCATTAACGATTATTTTGACGACCATCATACTACAAAAGCTCACGAATGCGTTGGACGCGGCGGCCACCGTTTGCGATAACGACATGGCTTGCAAATGCGCCAACAACACAGTGTCGTGCACAACATTAGAACAAGATGGAGCGTTCATCCTCCCGTACGGCACACAAGTCTTACGTTTCGACGATGTTCCTATCGCGATCGTCAACAACGGCACGTTCAAAAACGGCGAACTACTGCAAGAAATCACATGGGTGGCGAGCAAGATAAAATTGGTGGAGGCATTGTATCACAACGATCTTAAGTACTTAGATTTATCTAGAaacgatatttttaaactgtcgGATGATACATTCCACAACTGTCTTCGTTTAGAGTACATAGACCTGTCTGACAATCAACTGAATATTTTATCAGACTACTTATTTTTACACACTAGCTCACTGACAACGGTCAATTTAGAGAAAAATCATTTTAGTTCAATATCAGaaaatttattcaaacataCTATCAATTTGAAAAACCTTAGTATAGGTAATCCAAATTTATCTTTACTAGATATAAATTCAATGACAAACTTGTACAAACTGGAATAccttaatattcaaaattgtggAATAAGAAATCTCAATCAAAGTTCCTTCGGtgaacataatatgtatctatatactGTTATACTAAATAACTGTACACATTTAACATCGATTGACAACGATTTCATTAGTTCATCgccaaacattaaaattatagaaattaacGATTGTGGTAGAATTGATTTCTTACCACCTAGCATTGTTTCTCTTAAGAACCTACAACATTTACAGATGTCAAATACAGAACTTCAACCAAGTTGTCAAAATGGATGGTTTAGCCAATGGTTCAATAATGAAACAACTACTGTTGTTGGTTATGaaaagtattcaaattttattgaatcaCTGAATGAAATTAACTGCCCaccaaaaatatactatacaaacaGTCCTATTACATTACAGTTAACCAAAAAAggaattattaattgtatggcTTATGGAAACCCACTTCCATCAATTACTTGGTTAGTGCCAGGTGGATTAACATTTCACGAAAATAAACAAGccgatataaatatatcacaCCATCCAAACGTCCATAACTGGGATCTAAATCAAATAGTTAGTCAATCACTTTTAACTGACAAAAATGGATCTTTACATATTCTACGAATGCTAAGAACCCATATTGGTAACTATACTTGCTatgtatcaaataaatatgGAAACAGTTCTAAACTAGTGGAAGTACATCTAGACAGTGAAGTATTTTTCAGTATCAAAATAAATGCACTGTTATTAGGAATATCATCAGCATTAGGATTTTTAATGCTAACTATACTATGTTGTGCTTTCAAGCTACTATTAATAag actgaattgtataaaaaaacggAGTCAACAGACAGAAACAGAAATGGGATCTacagaaaaaccaaaaatttttCCAGCAGATGTTtag